The Camarhynchus parvulus unplaced genomic scaffold, STF_HiC, whole genome shotgun sequence DNA segment TAGCCCAATTAGAGCCCTTTAAATTCATTcccaaggcaaaaaaacccaaattaattTCGACACCAACACTCAGACACCTCCAAGCTCCCAAATCCTTTAATATTCACAATTTCCTCGTCTTTAAGCCCTTCCTTCCATCCAGCGCAGTTCGGTGGGTCGGACTGGATTCCATCTCCTCCCGCCGGGGTTTTTGGGCTCTTTCGGGGTTTTTGGGCTCTCTCAGAGCAGGGTCCGGCCCCGCTGCGTGGGCAGAACCCCAAATCTGCGCTTCAGGGCCAGGCGGTGCCGGGAGAATTTGTCATCGGGGGAGAAGCGGGCGGGGTGGGCAGAGCGGGTGGGGAGCCCGGCCGGAGACACTTTCTGGGGGACACAAAGACACCAAAAATACCAAATCTCCGATcaattgccccaaaatcccccctcaGGACATCCAAcgtcccccaaaccccccctcAGGACACGTAAAATCCCTCAAATTtacccaaaatctcccaaattccccccaaatcccttcaaaCTCCCCCTCAGGACACTTAAATTCCCCCCtcaggacaccccaaatccctctgattgcccccaaattcctcctcaGGACActcaaaatgccccaaattcctcccaaatccctccaatGCCCTCTCAGGACatccaaactcccccaaattcctccccaaatcccccaaattcactcAAATTCCTCCCTCAGGACGCCCAAAATCCCGGAGgaagtgcctgatggagctgctgttggacatttCTTCACTCTGGCCATGGTGGACTGTTGAAAGAAGACATTGACAAGCTGGGGTAGATTGCCTTGAGTCCATCCTATGCTCTTTTCTTAGGAATCCcctcaaaattatttatcttgttttgaaggaaatttgctaaatttctttatttttgattttggctttctgctcctgctgagttACTGCCTTATCTTCAGCATTGCACTCAGCCTGAATACTGGGAAGCCCTGAGGGAAAAcacagctccttgtgctgcagggcagtCAGACCCGCTAGGATCACACAGGTGCCCTTTGTTCATTTAACCACTCTGTTTCACTGTGAACACACTTAAAtcctttttgaaaaataaagtggaCTTTTCAAATTCtccagtttaaaaattattttctccaaatccttctctctttccctgtgcagctgaaCAGGAATGGATACCAAGGGTTGGTctggctccctgctgcctgcagttgTGCCTACTGGGAGCTGTTTCTCTCTAtccaagccctgtccctgccagtgctgccagagcccagcccagccctgggggctcagctctgccctgcagagccctcccagcacagggcactgcccaggggcatctccctggcagcagggcctTAAGGGCAGGCCAGACAAACAGAGATGCTGCAAgccaaggtgctgctgctgctgtctgtagggagaggaggctgaggaggcACTTTCTGAGGGAGATCTGAGGCCCATCTGCTGATGCCCAGGGTGACAGTGCAGGAGTCTCAGTGACACAGCCAAAGCTGAcagcccctttcccttccctttagGAGAaagctgagagcagccctggccatgcagcaccatctccagagcaggaggaatCTGCCCTGATGGGGGTGGCTCCTTCCACCTCCAACTTCTCCCCTGCAGCGTCCatggggagctgccaggcaggctgagagctgcccctggcaggtGGCACATGCCCTGGGCTGGCCAAGAGccctgagggctgcaggagctgctctgcaggacagccctgggcagccctggctgcagccccagcttcaCCCCCTGCAGCcgtccctggcagcaggagccgtcctgccctgtccctctgacggtgcccagggcagccccgctctgcagcacatcctcctcctcctcctcctcctgtgccacAGAGAAACTGGGAGAGTCCTCCTGGCACATCCCCcaggctgtgggctgtgctggcttcAGGAGATccctccaggagcacaggggacaTTGCCCTGCACCCACACACTCACCATGCACAGGGCTGTGAAGATCTTTCCCCAGGTGAAGTCTCAGCTCAATGTCTTCCCAATGCTGATTGCCTTCAGCCTGTCtctgcctggctcctgtcccctcagtgcctgcaggcagagccctcagccctgctgggctgggagaggagctggtcCTGGCAAGAGCTGTTCCTTtaaagctcagcagcacagacacagcacaaggactttAATGAGCCTCTTGGGGCTTTGGTGTTGTTTACATCAGACTCAGTCCCTGAGAGTGTCTTCAAAAAACTTCTCAAGAACTCAAAGTTAAATTGAAACTCTGAAAGTTTCTGAAGTTTTAATGGGTCCCACTGAGGGACACGACTGggaaagtgtccccaggttcCAGTTAGAGCAGAACACTGCAGGCAGTGATGACAGCTGGGCACAAACAAGGCCAAGgtgtctctggtgctgagcaaaGCTGGATGTGTTTGAGGAATGCACAGGGCCaagggctgagccccagcccctggccaggcagatgctgtccctccctccttgcTCAGGGCTCTTCCCGGGATGGGCACTGGCATGTGGGGATGTGCAATGCCAAGGGCAGGAGCATGGGGcggcccctgccaggctgctgagcagggccaaGGAGGCAATGAGGCCCCAGGCCTGCAAGGGTCACttgtctcctgctcctgcctcaggcccaggcccagcagccatggccaaagtgctgcccaaggtggctctggcagggctgtcttgcagctgctgcacatgcctgtgccctgt contains these protein-coding regions:
- the NOP10 gene encoding H/ACA ribonucleoprotein complex subunit 3, with product IWYFWCLCVPQKVSPAGLPTRSAHPARFSPDDKFSRHRLALKRRFGVLPTQRGRTLL